In one Arachis duranensis cultivar V14167 chromosome 9, aradu.V14167.gnm2.J7QH, whole genome shotgun sequence genomic region, the following are encoded:
- the LOC107488914 gene encoding uncharacterized protein LOC107488914 codes for MPLYAKFLKELMTRKRNWVEKETVVLTEECSAIIQKKLPQKMKDPGSFQIPYIIGDITIEKALCDLGASINLMSLNMMRRMRIEEAKPTRMTLQLADRTFKFPHRVVEDLLVKVGEFIFPADFVVLDMEEEANTSIILGRPFLATAGAIIDVQKGELVLRLHEEKMVFNVFKAISYPKEAIGECMMVDTIEQIVQGVLEEEQYKGSMELE; via the coding sequence atgcctctctacGCAAAGTTCCTGAAGGAGCTcatgacaagaaaaagaaactggGTAGAAAAGGAGACTGTAGTCCTAACtgaggaatgtagtgccatcataCAAAAGAAACTCCCTCAGAAAATgaaggacccagggagtttccaAATCCCCTACATCATAGGGGATATCACTATTGAAAAGGCTTTATGTGACTTGGGGgctagcatcaatctcatgTCCTTGAACATGATGAGAAGGATGAGAattgaggaagccaaaccaacaagaatgacACTCCAACTAGCTGACAGAACATTCAAGTTTCCACATAGAGTGGTGGAAGATTTATTGGTGAAGGTGGGAGAATTCATCTTCCCAGCTGACTTTGTTGTGCTggatatggaagaagaggcAAACACTTCAATTATCCTAGGAAGGCCATTCCTagctactgctggagccatcattgatgtgcaaAAAGGAGAACTAGTCTTAAGATTACATGAGGAAAAGATGGTCTTCAATGTCTTCAAGGCAATTAGTTATCCCAAGGAAGCAATAGGAGAATGCATGATGGTGGACACCATAGAACAAATAGTCCAAGGAGTTTTAGAAGAAGAGCAATATAAAGGAAGTATGGAACTGGAGTAA